One genomic window of Micromonospora sp. WMMD1128 includes the following:
- a CDS encoding low temperature requirement protein A yields MRAGAPGSRTTRLELFYDLVFVFAFLSVTTLTASELTPVNLYRFLLVLALLWWSWTGFARMGNAIRADQGVLPLVGFVTVAATFLLVLSVPGAFVDRPGGLPGPLVFAGCYFVIRVAQLTVFGWVDRADPVRRQRFLLRASVPAVATALLLVAGTVPARLPQERFAVGLQLALWTLAVLVEYVVGSTLARRWWVVVSAGHWAERHALMVLVALGESIIALGLGPKRGLPLTGPVAVAALLGILIVAALWWVYFDTLAFALEQALHHARDQAARLRLARAVYTFLHLPMVTGIILYALGLKDLLTEVADPPTPDWGWPLGGFWGGVIFGGVALYLLSIAGCWWLTVGEVHLPLLVTVAALAAAGPFAFRIPEVVALGVLWVLTGAGVAWETRSEDGRRRRVRRLALEEQLAAEAEQSRWRQRHL; encoded by the coding sequence GTGCGGGCCGGCGCGCCCGGTTCCCGGACCACCCGGCTGGAACTCTTCTACGACCTGGTCTTCGTCTTCGCGTTCCTCAGCGTCACCACGCTCACCGCCTCCGAACTCACCCCGGTCAACCTCTACCGCTTCCTGCTGGTGCTGGCGCTGCTCTGGTGGTCGTGGACCGGCTTCGCCCGGATGGGCAACGCGATCCGCGCCGACCAGGGCGTGCTGCCGCTCGTCGGCTTCGTCACCGTGGCGGCGACGTTCCTGCTGGTGCTCAGCGTCCCCGGCGCGTTCGTGGACCGTCCCGGCGGGCTGCCCGGCCCGCTCGTCTTCGCCGGCTGCTACTTCGTGATCCGGGTGGCCCAGCTCACCGTCTTCGGCTGGGTCGACCGCGCCGACCCGGTCCGCCGTCAACGGTTCCTCCTGCGTGCCTCGGTCCCGGCCGTGGCCACCGCGCTGCTGCTGGTCGCCGGCACGGTGCCGGCCCGGCTGCCGCAGGAGCGGTTCGCGGTGGGGTTGCAACTGGCGCTCTGGACGCTCGCCGTGCTTGTCGAGTACGTGGTCGGGTCCACCCTGGCCCGACGCTGGTGGGTGGTGGTCTCGGCCGGGCACTGGGCGGAACGGCACGCGCTGATGGTGCTCGTCGCGCTCGGCGAATCGATCATCGCGCTGGGGCTCGGCCCGAAACGCGGGCTGCCGCTGACCGGGCCGGTGGCGGTGGCCGCGCTGCTCGGCATCCTGATCGTGGCGGCGCTCTGGTGGGTCTACTTCGACACGCTGGCGTTCGCGCTGGAACAGGCGCTGCACCACGCCCGGGACCAGGCCGCCCGGCTGCGGCTGGCCCGCGCGGTCTACACCTTCCTGCACCTGCCGATGGTCACCGGCATCATCCTCTACGCGCTCGGCCTGAAGGACCTGCTGACCGAGGTCGCCGACCCGCCGACCCCGGACTGGGGCTGGCCGCTCGGCGGCTTCTGGGGCGGCGTCATCTTCGGTGGCGTCGCGCTCTACCTGCTCAGCATCGCCGGGTGCTGGTGGCTGACGGTGGGCGAGGTGCACCTGCCGCTGCTGGTCACCGTGGCGGCGCTCGCCGCGGCCGGCCCGTTCGCGTTCCGGATCCCGGAGGTGGTCGCGCTCGGCGTGCTGTGGGTGCTCACCGGCGCCGGCGTGGCCTGGGAGACCCGCAGCGAGGACGGCCGCCGGCGGCGGGTGCGCCGGCTCGCCCTGGAGGAGCAGCTCGCCGCCGAGGCCGAGCAGAGCCGGTGGCGGCAGCGGCACCTGTGA
- a CDS encoding TetR family transcriptional regulator encodes MSPRPDEPARRTSRQRTGRRPGNPETREAILAAARTAFAERGYDATPIRAVAAAAGVDPALVHHYFGAKEELFRAAMAIPIDPAELVPRVLAGGAGEVGERLVRTFLTVWDSPAGAAAVALLRSAVSNTWTGRLLREFLTTQILRRVLDQLDLDPAEAPLRGALVATQIAGLAMMRYVIRLEPVASASHDTLAATIGPTVQRYLTGPLAIG; translated from the coding sequence ATGAGCCCGCGCCCCGACGAGCCGGCCCGGCGGACGAGCCGGCAGCGCACCGGGCGGCGGCCCGGCAACCCGGAGACCCGGGAGGCGATCCTCGCGGCGGCCCGGACCGCGTTCGCCGAACGGGGCTACGACGCCACCCCGATCCGGGCGGTCGCCGCCGCCGCAGGCGTGGACCCGGCGCTCGTGCACCACTACTTCGGCGCCAAGGAGGAGCTGTTCCGGGCCGCCATGGCGATCCCGATCGACCCGGCCGAGCTGGTGCCGCGGGTGCTGGCGGGCGGCGCCGGCGAGGTCGGCGAGCGGCTGGTCCGCACGTTCCTGACCGTGTGGGACTCCCCGGCCGGCGCCGCCGCGGTGGCCCTGCTGCGTTCCGCGGTGAGCAACACGTGGACCGGCCGCCTGCTGCGCGAGTTCCTGACCACCCAGATCCTGCGCCGGGTCCTCGACCAGCTCGACCTGGACCCGGCCGAGGCGCCGCTGCGGGGCGCGCTCGTCGCCACCCAGATCGCCGGCCTGGCCATGATGCGCTACGTGATCCGCCTGGAACCGGTCGCGTCCGCGTCTCACGACACGCTGGCCGCCACGATCGGCCCGACCGTGCAGCGCTATCTCACCGGCCCGCTGGCCATCGGCTGA
- a CDS encoding ABC transporter ATP-binding protein, with translation MTVAAEARTETTWGTLRRGLALSPELKTGLAATLALALVYMVGRVAVPVAVQRGIDHGIVGGLDLDVISRTVTITAAVLVVTTTCGYLMMRRLFTVSETALAGVRTRAFRHVHDLSMLHQQSERRGSLVSRVTSDVDQITQFLQWGGVILLVNLGQLVVTTAVMLAYSWQLTLVVLVAFAPAVLIIRQLQRRLAAAYGLVRQRTGALLGAIGESVVGAPVIRAYGIAGRTARRLDVAIEGQRVAQQRAIRISILGSSVGELAAGLALAGVVVVGVSLGVDRTLSVGQLTAFLFLVTLFIQPVQIATEVLNEAQNAIAGWRRVLDVLDVEPDVADPGEQGRELPGGPLDVRFAGVTYAYPGGPPVLHDVTLDIAAKSRVAVVGETGSGKTTFAKLLTRLMDPTEGEVLLSGVDLRQVRFDSLRARVVMVPQDGFLFDATVGENVRFARPELTDARLAAAFTELGLADWLDGLPAGLDTPVGERGEALSVGERQLVALARAYVADPDLLVLDEATSAVDPATEVRLQRTLDAVTRGRTTLAIAHRLSTAQAADEVIVVDRGRIVQRGPHEELVRDADSVYALLYASWLEQTR, from the coding sequence GTGACTGTCGCTGCCGAGGCGCGGACCGAGACGACCTGGGGAACGCTGCGGCGAGGGCTCGCGCTCTCGCCGGAGTTGAAGACCGGGCTCGCCGCCACGCTGGCGCTGGCGCTGGTCTACATGGTCGGCCGGGTGGCCGTGCCGGTGGCGGTGCAGCGCGGCATCGACCACGGCATCGTCGGCGGGCTCGACCTGGACGTCATCTCGCGGACCGTGACGATCACCGCCGCCGTGCTGGTGGTCACCACCACCTGCGGCTACCTGATGATGCGCCGGCTCTTCACGGTCAGCGAGACCGCCCTGGCCGGCGTGCGCACCCGCGCGTTCCGGCACGTGCACGACCTGTCCATGCTGCACCAGCAGTCCGAGCGACGGGGGTCGCTGGTCTCCCGGGTCACCAGCGACGTCGACCAGATCACCCAGTTCCTCCAGTGGGGCGGCGTGATCCTCCTCGTCAACCTGGGCCAACTGGTGGTCACCACCGCGGTGATGCTCGCGTACTCCTGGCAGTTGACGCTCGTGGTGCTCGTGGCGTTCGCGCCCGCGGTGCTCATCATCCGGCAGCTCCAGCGGCGGCTCGCCGCCGCGTACGGGCTGGTCCGGCAGCGGACCGGCGCGCTGCTCGGCGCGATCGGCGAGAGCGTGGTGGGCGCGCCGGTGATCCGGGCGTACGGGATCGCCGGGCGCACCGCCCGCCGGCTGGACGTGGCGATCGAGGGGCAGCGGGTGGCCCAGCAGCGGGCGATCCGGATCAGCATCCTGGGCAGCTCGGTCGGTGAGCTGGCCGCCGGCCTCGCGCTGGCCGGCGTGGTGGTGGTCGGGGTGAGCCTCGGCGTCGACCGCACCCTGTCGGTCGGCCAGCTCACCGCGTTCCTGTTCCTGGTCACGCTCTTCATCCAGCCGGTGCAGATCGCCACCGAGGTGCTCAACGAGGCGCAGAACGCGATCGCCGGCTGGCGCCGGGTGCTCGACGTGCTGGACGTCGAACCGGACGTCGCCGACCCGGGCGAGCAGGGCCGGGAGCTGCCCGGCGGTCCGCTCGACGTCCGGTTCGCCGGCGTGACGTACGCCTACCCGGGCGGGCCGCCGGTGCTGCACGACGTGACGCTTGACATCGCGGCGAAGAGTCGGGTGGCCGTGGTGGGCGAGACCGGCAGCGGCAAGACCACGTTCGCCAAGCTGCTCACCCGGCTGATGGATCCGACCGAGGGCGAGGTGCTGCTCTCCGGCGTCGACCTGCGCCAGGTGCGCTTCGACTCGCTGCGCGCCCGGGTGGTGATGGTGCCGCAGGACGGGTTCCTGTTCGACGCCACGGTCGGGGAGAACGTCCGCTTCGCCCGGCCGGAGCTGACCGACGCGCGCCTCGCCGCCGCCTTCACCGAGCTGGGCCTGGCCGACTGGCTGGACGGGTTGCCGGCCGGGCTGGACACCCCGGTCGGGGAGCGGGGCGAGGCGCTCAGCGTCGGCGAGCGGCAGCTCGTGGCGCTGGCCCGCGCGTACGTGGCGGACCCGGACCTGCTGGTGCTGGACGAGGCGACGAGCGCGGTCGACCCGGCCACCGAGGTGCGCCTCCAGCGCACCCTGGACGCGGTAACCCGGGGGCGTACCACGCTCGCCATCGCGCACCGGCTCTCCACCGCGCAGGCGGCCGACGAGGTGATCGTGGTGGACCGGGGCCGGATCGTCCAGCGTGGCCCGCACGAGGAGCTGGTCCGGGACGCCGACTCGGTCTACGCCCTGCTTTACGCCTCCTGGCTGGAGCAGACCCGCTGA
- a CDS encoding ABC transporter ATP-binding protein — translation MASGTSRDVLGRGLRVLGQAIREQPRIFAVAVSGSVLFGLLVIASARVVGAVIGEVAIPAVLRGAVGTGTLALAAAALFGISVLRVVGIFGRRLGAGYMQYRLQAAYRRRVTRRYLDLPLAWHHRNSTGTLLSNANSDVEAAWYPIAPLPFAVGTLVMLVGAVASLFLTDWALALVGLAVFPALFALNVVYSRRMAPRQARAQRLRAEVSGIAHESFDGALVVKTMGRESQETARFAARAGELRDALIAVGKLRGVFDPMLETLPSLGTLAVLVVGAVRLRQGAITVTELVSVAFLFTVLAFPVRAIGWVLAELPRSVAGWDRVRRVLDATGDMPYGTTALDPTTPDPATLAFRDVHFSYEPAEAHLPGAEVLGEVTFTVPAGKTVALVGPTGAGKSTIASLAVRLVDPRTGGVTLDGVDVRDLTAASLAATVALVAQVPFVFDDTVRANIALDRAGIGDDEVWAALRLAEADGFVAALPDGLDTMVGERGTSLSGGQRQRLTLARALAGRPRLLVLDDATSAVDPRVEAAILAGLRAPTGGGAQASILVVAYRRATIALADEVIYVEQGRVVARGTHPELLATVPGYADLVTAYEQAEQEREQNRTYDEVTPVASGLEMEVDR, via the coding sequence GTGGCGAGCGGGACAAGTCGGGACGTTCTCGGCAGAGGGCTACGGGTGCTCGGCCAGGCGATCCGGGAACAACCCCGGATCTTCGCGGTGGCGGTGAGCGGCAGCGTGCTGTTCGGCCTCCTGGTGATCGCCAGCGCCCGTGTGGTGGGAGCCGTGATCGGCGAGGTGGCCATCCCCGCCGTCCTGCGGGGCGCCGTCGGCACCGGGACCCTCGCCCTGGCCGCGGCGGCCCTGTTCGGCATCAGCGTGCTGCGGGTGGTGGGCATCTTCGGCCGCCGGCTCGGCGCCGGCTACATGCAGTACCGGCTCCAGGCCGCCTACCGCCGCCGGGTCACCCGCCGCTACCTGGACCTGCCGCTGGCCTGGCACCACCGCAACTCCACCGGCACGTTGCTGTCCAACGCCAACTCCGACGTGGAGGCCGCCTGGTATCCGATCGCGCCGCTGCCGTTCGCGGTCGGCACGCTGGTGATGCTTGTCGGCGCGGTGGCCTCGCTCTTCCTCACCGACTGGGCGCTCGCCCTGGTCGGCCTCGCCGTCTTCCCCGCGCTGTTCGCGCTCAACGTGGTCTACTCCCGCCGGATGGCGCCCCGGCAGGCCCGGGCGCAGCGGCTGCGGGCCGAGGTCAGTGGCATCGCCCACGAGAGCTTCGACGGCGCGCTCGTGGTCAAGACCATGGGCCGCGAGTCGCAGGAGACGGCCCGCTTCGCCGCCCGGGCCGGCGAGCTGCGCGACGCGCTCATCGCGGTCGGGAAACTGCGCGGCGTCTTCGACCCGATGCTGGAGACCCTGCCCAGCCTCGGCACGCTTGCCGTGCTGGTGGTCGGCGCGGTCCGACTCCGCCAGGGCGCGATCACGGTGACCGAGCTGGTCAGCGTCGCCTTCCTCTTCACCGTGCTGGCCTTCCCGGTGCGGGCCATCGGCTGGGTGCTGGCCGAACTGCCGCGCAGCGTCGCCGGCTGGGACCGGGTGCGCCGGGTCCTGGACGCCACCGGCGACATGCCGTACGGCACGACGGCCCTCGACCCCACCACCCCCGACCCGGCCACCCTCGCCTTCCGCGACGTCCACTTCTCGTACGAGCCGGCCGAGGCGCACCTGCCCGGCGCCGAGGTGCTCGGCGAGGTGACGTTCACCGTGCCGGCCGGAAAGACGGTCGCCCTGGTCGGCCCGACCGGCGCCGGCAAGTCCACCATCGCGTCGCTTGCTGTACGCCTGGTCGACCCGCGCACCGGCGGCGTCACCCTGGACGGCGTGGACGTACGCGACCTGACCGCCGCCTCGCTCGCCGCCACGGTGGCGCTGGTGGCCCAGGTGCCGTTCGTCTTCGACGACACCGTCCGGGCCAACATCGCGCTCGACCGGGCCGGCATCGGCGACGACGAGGTGTGGGCGGCGCTGCGGCTGGCCGAGGCGGACGGCTTCGTCGCCGCCCTCCCGGACGGCCTGGACACCATGGTCGGCGAGCGGGGCACGTCGCTCTCCGGCGGGCAACGGCAGCGGCTGACGCTGGCCCGGGCGCTCGCCGGCCGGCCCCGGCTGCTGGTGCTCGACGACGCCACAAGCGCCGTCGACCCGCGCGTCGAGGCCGCCATCCTGGCCGGCCTGCGCGCGCCCACAGGTGGGGGCGCGCAGGCGTCGATCCTGGTGGTGGCGTACCGGCGGGCCACCATCGCGCTCGCCGACGAGGTGATCTACGTGGAGCAGGGCCGGGTGGTCGCCCGCGGCACCCACCCCGAGCTGCTGGCCACCGTGCCCGGCTACGCCGACCTGGTCACCGCGTACGAGCAGGCCGAGCAGGAGCGCGAGCAGAACCGGACGTACGACGAGGTCACGCCGGTGGCCTCCGGCCTGGAGATGGAGGTGGACCGGTGA
- a CDS encoding PLP-dependent aminotransferase family protein, protein MTSQVRGAQLARLLGQWHALPGRRRSPDYVALAAAVRGLLADARLPLGIRLPAERELAEALRISRTTVTAAYRELRETGHLASRRGAGSWTMLPGTHRVASTGLWTPLDDREMIDLGVAALSAPPQLVPAARAAAEDLPRYLGGAGYHPTGIIELREAVARGYTERGLATSPEQIMVTSGTQHALDLVLRLALSPGGAVLVESPTYPNALAALAARRARITTHGLSDDGWDADLLFGSLRQTRPKLAYVIPEFHNPTGHLMAADLRERLVGAAHAAGTDLVVDESFVDLPLDGTPLPPPVAVFDRHSRVISIGGMSKPYWGGLRIGWVRASAPQVQRLAAARVGVDMASPVLDQLVAVHLLTQAPTIVAARRAQLAAQRDALVAALADRLPDWRVTVPRGGVTLWAELDGPISSALARAAEEVGVRLAPGPRFGLDGTLERFLRLPFTLPATELVEAVGRLAAVRYDLDRAGRPQWREPSVIA, encoded by the coding sequence ATGACCAGCCAGGTGCGCGGTGCCCAATTGGCGCGGTTGCTCGGTCAGTGGCACGCCCTGCCGGGCCGCCGCCGCAGCCCCGACTACGTGGCGCTGGCCGCCGCCGTCCGTGGTCTGCTGGCAGACGCCCGCCTCCCGCTCGGGATCCGCCTGCCGGCTGAACGGGAACTGGCGGAAGCGTTACGGATCAGCCGGACCACCGTCACGGCCGCGTACCGCGAACTGCGGGAGACCGGCCACCTGGCCAGCCGGCGCGGTGCCGGGAGCTGGACCATGCTGCCCGGCACCCACCGGGTGGCCAGCACCGGCCTGTGGACGCCGCTCGACGACCGGGAGATGATCGACCTCGGTGTGGCCGCGCTGTCCGCCCCGCCGCAGCTCGTCCCCGCCGCCCGGGCGGCGGCCGAGGACCTGCCCCGCTACCTCGGCGGCGCCGGCTACCACCCGACCGGCATCATCGAGCTGCGCGAGGCGGTGGCCCGCGGGTACACCGAGCGCGGGCTGGCCACCAGCCCCGAGCAGATCATGGTCACCAGCGGCACCCAGCACGCGCTCGACCTGGTGCTGCGCCTGGCCCTGTCGCCCGGCGGCGCGGTGCTCGTCGAGTCGCCCACCTACCCCAACGCGCTCGCCGCGCTCGCCGCCCGGCGGGCCCGGATCACCACCCACGGGCTCTCCGACGACGGCTGGGACGCCGACCTGCTGTTCGGCAGTCTCCGGCAGACCCGGCCGAAGCTCGCGTACGTGATTCCGGAGTTCCACAACCCGACCGGCCACCTGATGGCGGCCGACCTGCGGGAGCGGCTGGTCGGCGCGGCCCACGCGGCCGGCACCGACCTGGTGGTCGACGAGTCCTTCGTCGACCTGCCGCTCGACGGCACGCCGCTGCCGCCGCCGGTGGCGGTCTTCGACAGGCACTCCCGGGTGATCAGCATCGGCGGGATGAGCAAACCCTACTGGGGTGGACTGCGGATCGGCTGGGTGCGCGCCTCCGCACCCCAGGTGCAGCGGCTGGCCGCCGCCCGGGTCGGGGTGGACATGGCCAGCCCGGTGCTTGACCAGCTCGTCGCGGTGCACCTGCTCACCCAGGCCCCGACCATCGTCGCGGCCCGCCGCGCGCAGCTCGCCGCCCAACGGGACGCCCTGGTCGCCGCGCTCGCCGACCGCCTGCCCGACTGGCGGGTCACCGTCCCGCGCGGCGGCGTCACGCTCTGGGCCGAGCTGGACGGCCCGATCTCCAGCGCGCTGGCCCGGGCCGCCGAGGAGGTCGGCGTACGGCTGGCGCCCGGCCCCCGGTTCGGGCTGGACGGGACGCTGGAGCGGTTCCTCCGGCTGCCCTTCACCCTGCCCGCCACCGAGCTGGTGGAGGCGGTCGGGCGGCTCGCCGCGGTCCGCTACGACCTGGACCGGGCCGGTCGCCCGCAGTGGCGGGAGCCGAGCGTCATCGCCTGA
- a CDS encoding terpene synthase codes for MRGFALAALHEPPFPARRHPAVEGVAAESAGWVRDLGLVDDPAGQRRLAGAHAAELAGRACPEASPGGLRLLTDLINWLFVVDDACDDDGLGTDPVRLAPTVAALLTVLDRLGDPAPAGPAGGDPLAVALHDLCRRAREAQRPALLLRLVSQLREYLLALLWEAANRERHRVPGVAEYVQMRRHTGGVRPSFTVTDLTRPARSGPAHRADPALAVLDALATDLVCWCNDLFSYAKERGGAPAAHNLVTTIAGETGQGEEAALAAAAARFNAALAAYAERDAALVAGADDGLRAFLATRRDWVRATYDWSRAAARYT; via the coding sequence ATGCGTGGCTTCGCGCTCGCGGCGCTGCACGAGCCGCCCTTTCCGGCACGGCGGCACCCCGCCGTGGAAGGCGTTGCCGCGGAGAGCGCCGGCTGGGTCCGTGACCTCGGCCTGGTCGACGACCCCGCCGGGCAGCGCCGGCTGGCCGGCGCGCACGCCGCCGAGCTGGCCGGGCGGGCCTGCCCGGAGGCGTCCCCCGGCGGCCTGCGCCTGCTCACCGACCTGATCAACTGGCTGTTCGTGGTGGACGACGCCTGCGACGACGACGGGCTGGGCACCGACCCGGTCCGGCTCGCGCCCACCGTGGCGGCGTTGCTGACCGTGCTCGACCGGCTCGGCGACCCGGCCCCGGCCGGCCCGGCCGGCGGGGATCCGCTCGCCGTGGCCCTGCACGACCTGTGCCGGCGGGCCCGCGAGGCGCAGCGGCCCGCGCTGCTGTTGCGCCTGGTCAGCCAGTTGCGTGAATACCTGCTGGCACTGCTCTGGGAGGCGGCCAACCGGGAACGTCACCGGGTGCCCGGGGTGGCCGAGTACGTGCAGATGCGCCGGCACACCGGCGGCGTACGGCCCAGCTTCACGGTGACCGACCTGACCCGTCCGGCGCGATCCGGGCCGGCCCATCGGGCCGATCCGGCGCTGGCCGTGCTGGACGCGCTCGCCACCGACCTGGTCTGCTGGTGCAACGACCTGTTCTCCTACGCCAAGGAACGCGGCGGCGCCCCGGCGGCGCACAACCTGGTCACCACGATCGCCGGCGAGACCGGGCAGGGCGAGGAGGCGGCGCTCGCCGCGGCGGCGGCCCGGTTCAACGCGGCGCTCGCGGCGTACGCGGAACGGGACGCGGCACTCGTCGCCGGGGCCGACGACGGGCTGCGCGCGTTCCTGGCGACCCGGCGGGACTGGGTCCGGGCCACGTACGACTGGTCCCGCGCCGCCGCCCGCTACACCTGA
- a CDS encoding TIGR03085 family metal-binding protein, translating to MPRYARAEREALADLMLELGPDAPTVNEGWTTRDLAAHLLVRERRPDAAGGLLLPPLRGYGEAVRRRIAAGPYADLVARVRRPPVWSPVSNPLTDELANGMEFFIHHEDVRRARSGWRPRDLPAGQQAVLWKRVALLARMALRRFPAEVLVQAPGHGEVRGGRGGERLRLVGAPGELVLFLTGRQRVARVQVDGPSGAAHRLRTAELGL from the coding sequence ATGCCGCGGTACGCCCGAGCGGAGCGCGAGGCGCTCGCCGACCTGATGCTGGAACTGGGACCGGACGCGCCGACGGTCAACGAGGGGTGGACCACCCGTGACCTGGCGGCGCACCTGCTGGTGCGGGAGCGTCGCCCGGACGCGGCCGGCGGGCTCCTGCTGCCGCCGCTGCGCGGTTACGGCGAGGCGGTCCGTCGCCGGATCGCCGCCGGCCCGTACGCCGACCTGGTCGCCCGGGTCCGCCGCCCGCCGGTGTGGAGCCCGGTGAGCAACCCGCTCACCGACGAGCTGGCGAACGGCATGGAGTTCTTCATCCACCACGAGGACGTGCGCCGGGCCCGGTCCGGCTGGCGTCCACGCGACCTCCCGGCCGGGCAGCAGGCGGTGCTGTGGAAGCGGGTCGCCCTGCTGGCCCGGATGGCGCTGCGGCGCTTCCCGGCCGAGGTGCTGGTGCAGGCGCCCGGGCACGGCGAGGTGCGGGGCGGGCGGGGCGGTGAACGGCTGCGCCTGGTGGGCGCGCCGGGGGAACTCGTCCTGTTCCTGACCGGCCGGCAGCGGGTGGCCCGGGTCCAGGTGGACGGTCCGAGCGGTGCCGCACACCGCCTGCGCACCGCCGAACTGGGCCTGTGA
- a CDS encoding long-chain fatty acid--CoA ligase yields the protein MALDIPYRSVPDMFLKRVADSPDRHAFAHPAPDGSGPVWLTWEQVGQRAKAIAAGLHGLGVGLEDPVAILANTRLEWVLADFGIMCAGGATTTVYPTTEPADAVYILADSGSRVLFAEDPGQAAKIAGAELPALTHVVLLDGTPDPAAGVPQLTLAELEDRGAAALAAEPGLIDTLVTAIGPDHLATLIYTSGTTGRPKGVELLHGGWCWEGVAQAELGLLRVDDLQYLWLPLSHSFGKTLLCGATHVGLPTYVDGRVDKLVELLAVVRPTLMCGAPRVFEKVYNKAVTTAQGAGGAKAKIFAWGVAVGKEKVALEQAGKPVPAGLRLKYGLAEKLVFSKLQARLGGRMRVLVSGAAPLSAEIATFFAAANLPISEGYGLTETSAGAFVNPPDGLKIGSVGRAMGDLECRIDTDGEVLLRGRPVMRGYHNLPEETAEAFTEDGFFRTGDIGTLDDDGYLRITDRKKDLVKTSGGKYVAPSHIEGVFKAVCPYTSQAVVIGQARNYCTMLVTLDPDAIRAWAAGTPLEGRDYTTIVTSPEAQAMVEGYVAELNAKLNRWETIKKVTILPRDLTIADGEVTPSLKIKRRSVETNFAGEIDKMYEGSLAEL from the coding sequence ATGGCTCTCGACATACCGTACCGATCCGTACCGGACATGTTCCTCAAGCGCGTGGCGGATTCCCCCGACCGGCACGCGTTCGCCCACCCCGCCCCGGACGGTTCGGGCCCGGTCTGGTTGACGTGGGAGCAGGTCGGGCAGCGCGCCAAGGCGATCGCGGCCGGGCTGCACGGGCTCGGGGTGGGCCTTGAGGACCCGGTGGCGATCCTGGCCAACACGCGGCTGGAGTGGGTGCTCGCCGACTTCGGCATCATGTGCGCCGGCGGGGCCACCACCACCGTCTACCCCACCACCGAGCCCGCGGACGCGGTCTACATCCTCGCCGACTCCGGCTCACGCGTGCTGTTCGCGGAGGACCCGGGCCAGGCGGCGAAGATCGCCGGTGCGGAGTTGCCGGCGCTGACCCACGTGGTGCTCCTCGACGGAACGCCCGACCCGGCGGCCGGCGTCCCCCAGCTCACCCTGGCCGAGTTGGAGGACCGCGGGGCGGCGGCGCTGGCGGCCGAGCCCGGCCTGATCGACACGCTTGTCACCGCCATCGGCCCGGACCACCTGGCCACCCTGATCTACACCTCGGGCACCACCGGCCGGCCCAAGGGCGTGGAGCTGCTGCACGGCGGCTGGTGCTGGGAGGGGGTGGCGCAGGCCGAGCTGGGCCTGCTGCGCGTCGACGACCTGCAGTACCTGTGGCTGCCGCTGTCCCACTCGTTCGGCAAGACGCTGCTCTGCGGCGCCACCCACGTCGGGCTGCCCACCTACGTCGACGGCCGGGTGGACAAGCTGGTCGAGCTGCTCGCCGTGGTCCGGCCGACGTTGATGTGCGGCGCGCCCCGGGTCTTCGAGAAGGTCTACAACAAGGCGGTGACCACGGCGCAGGGCGCCGGCGGCGCGAAGGCGAAGATCTTCGCCTGGGGGGTCGCGGTCGGCAAGGAAAAGGTCGCGCTGGAGCAGGCCGGCAAGCCGGTCCCGGCCGGGCTGCGTCTGAAGTACGGGCTGGCCGAGAAGCTTGTGTTCAGCAAGCTCCAGGCCCGGCTCGGTGGCCGGATGCGGGTGCTGGTCTCCGGCGCGGCGCCGCTGAGCGCGGAGATCGCCACCTTCTTCGCCGCCGCGAACCTGCCCATCTCGGAGGGGTACGGCCTGACCGAGACCAGTGCCGGCGCGTTCGTCAACCCGCCCGACGGGCTCAAGATCGGCAGCGTCGGTCGTGCCATGGGCGACCTGGAGTGCCGGATCGACACCGACGGCGAGGTCCTGCTCCGCGGCCGTCCGGTCATGCGCGGCTACCACAACCTGCCCGAGGAGACCGCCGAGGCGTTCACCGAGGACGGTTTCTTCCGCACCGGCGACATCGGCACGCTCGACGACGACGGCTACCTGCGCATCACCGACCGGAAGAAGGACCTGGTCAAGACGTCCGGCGGCAAGTACGTCGCGCCGTCGCACATCGAGGGCGTGTTCAAGGCGGTCTGCCCGTACACCTCGCAGGCGGTGGTGATCGGGCAGGCCCGCAACTACTGCACGATGCTGGTCACCCTGGACCCGGACGCGATCCGGGCCTGGGCCGCCGGCACGCCGCTGGAGGGGCGGGACTACACCACGATCGTCACCTCGCCGGAGGCGCAGGCGATGGTCGAGGGCTACGTGGCCGAGCTGAACGCCAAGCTCAACCGCTGGGAGACGATCAAGAAGGTGACGATCCTCCCCCGTGACCTCACCATCGCCGACGGCGAGGTCACCCCGTCACTGAAGATCAAGCGCCGCAGCGTCGAGACCAACTTCGCCGGCGAGATCGACAAGATGTACGAGGGCTCGCTCGCCGAGTTGTGA